From the genome of Bacteroides sp. MSB163, one region includes:
- the hisB gene encoding bifunctional histidinol-phosphatase/imidazoleglycerol-phosphate dehydratase HisB, translated as MSKKVLFIDRDGTLVIEPPVDYQLDSLEKLEFYPKVMRNLGFIRSKLDFEFAMVTNQDGLGTASFPEETFWPAHNLMMKTLEGEGIAFDEIFIDRSMPEDMAPTRKPRTGMLTKYLNNPEYDLAGSFVIGDRPTDVELAKNLGCRAIFLQDDTALLKPESEGGTAACEGLEEVCALVTKDWDKIAEFLFAGERKAEVRRTTKETDIFVSLNLDGNGACDIYTGLGFFDHMLEQIGKHGGLDLTIHVKGDLEVDEHHTIEDTAIALGDCIYQALGNKRGIERYGYALTMDDCLCQVCLDFGGRPWLVWDAEFIREKIGEMPTEMFLHFFKSLSDAAKMNLNVKAEGQNEHHKIEGIFKALARAIKMAVKRDIYHFELPSSKGVL; from the coding sequence ATGAGTAAGAAAGTATTATTTATAGACCGTGACGGGACTTTGGTGATTGAACCGCCCGTAGATTACCAGTTGGATTCGCTGGAAAAGTTGGAGTTTTATCCCAAAGTGATGCGTAACCTGGGCTTTATCCGTAGCAAATTGGATTTCGAATTTGCGATGGTGACCAATCAGGATGGGTTGGGCACGGCATCTTTCCCGGAAGAAACTTTCTGGCCTGCGCATAACCTGATGATGAAGACGCTGGAAGGTGAAGGGATTGCGTTTGATGAAATCTTCATCGACCGTAGTATGCCGGAAGATATGGCACCTACCCGGAAGCCACGTACAGGAATGCTGACGAAGTATCTGAATAATCCGGAGTACGATCTTGCCGGAAGTTTCGTTATCGGTGACCGTCCGACGGATGTGGAACTGGCTAAGAACTTGGGGTGCCGGGCTATTTTTTTGCAGGATGATACTGCATTGCTGAAACCGGAATCCGAAGGTGGAACTGCTGCCTGCGAAGGTCTGGAAGAGGTATGTGCCCTTGTCACGAAAGATTGGGATAAAATTGCCGAATTCCTTTTTGCCGGAGAACGGAAAGCGGAAGTACGCCGTACAACAAAGGAAACGGACATTTTCGTGTCTCTGAATCTGGATGGTAACGGTGCCTGCGACATCTATACCGGACTGGGTTTCTTCGACCACATGCTAGAGCAAATAGGCAAGCATGGCGGTCTGGACCTGACGATCCATGTGAAAGGCGATCTGGAAGTGGACGAGCATCATACCATAGAAGACACTGCGATTGCATTAGGCGATTGCATCTATCAGGCATTGGGAAACAAGCGTGGTATCGAGCGTTATGGCTATGCCCTGACGATGGATGACTGCCTTTGCCAGGTTTGCCTGGACTTCGGCGGACGTCCCTGGCTGGTATGGGATGCAGAGTTCATTCGTGAAAAGATTGGTGAGATGCCGACAGAAATGTTCCTGCATTTCTTCAAATCCCTGAGCGATGCTGCCAAGATGAATCTGAATGTAAAAGCGGAAGGTCAGAACGAGCACCATAAGATAGAAGGCATTTTCAAAGCGCTGGCCCGCGCTATAAAGATGGCGGTGAAGAGGGATATCTATCACTTTGAATTGCCGAGTTCGAAGGGAGTGCTTTAA
- the hisC gene encoding histidinol-phosphate transaminase has translation MKTLQELTRPNIWKLKPYSSARDEYKGVTASVFLDANENPYNLPHNRYPDPMQWELKAELSKIKKVSPEHIFLGNGSDEAIDLVFRAFCEPGLDNVVAIDPTYGMYQVCADVNNVEYRKVLLDGHFQFSADKLLATADERTKLIFLCSPNNPTGNDLLRSEIEKLLREFEGLVILDEAYSDFSESPSFLLDLDKYPNLVVFQTFSKAWGCAAIRLGMAFASTEIIGILSKIKYPYNVNQLTQKQAIEMLHKYYEIERWVKRLKEEREDLEKRFSELPLTVEVFPSDANFFLARVTDAVKIYNYLVGEGIIVRNRNSISLCGNCLRVTVGTRMENDKLIEALKSYE, from the coding sequence ATGAAAACATTGCAAGAATTGACCCGTCCGAATATCTGGAAGCTGAAACCTTACTCTTCGGCGCGTGATGAATATAAAGGTGTAACGGCATCGGTATTTCTCGATGCGAACGAGAACCCGTACAACTTGCCGCACAACCGCTATCCCGACCCGATGCAGTGGGAACTGAAAGCGGAACTTTCCAAGATAAAGAAAGTGTCTCCCGAGCATATTTTCCTGGGCAATGGTAGTGACGAAGCTATTGATCTTGTTTTCCGTGCTTTCTGTGAGCCGGGATTGGACAATGTGGTGGCTATCGATCCTACTTACGGCATGTATCAGGTGTGTGCTGATGTGAATAATGTGGAGTATCGCAAAGTCCTGCTCGACGGGCATTTTCAGTTCTCGGCAGACAAGTTGCTGGCAACTGCGGATGAACGGACGAAACTGATATTCCTGTGTTCGCCCAATAATCCTACGGGAAACGATCTGTTGCGCAGTGAGATAGAGAAGTTGCTGCGTGAGTTTGAAGGGCTGGTGATACTGGATGAGGCGTACAGTGACTTTTCTGAATCTCCGTCGTTCTTGCTGGATTTAGATAAATATCCGAATCTTGTTGTGTTCCAGACTTTCTCTAAAGCATGGGGCTGTGCGGCTATCCGCCTGGGAATGGCGTTCGCTTCTACGGAAATCATCGGTATCCTGAGCAAGATAAAGTACCCTTACAATGTGAACCAACTGACTCAGAAACAGGCAATAGAGATGTTGCATAAGTACTATGAGATAGAGCGTTGGGTGAAGAGGCTGAAAGAGGAACGCGAGGATTTGGAGAAACGTTTTTCCGAACTGCCGTTGACGGTAGAAGTATTTCCGTCTGATGCCAATTTCTTCCTTGCACGGGTGACGGATGCGGTGAAAATTTATAATTATCTGGTAGGAGAGGGGATCATCGTCCGCAACCGTAATTCTATATCGCTTTGCGGAAACTGCTTGCGTGTGACGGTAGGAACGAGGATGGAGAATGATAAACTGATAGAAGCGTTGAAAAGCTATGAGTAA
- the hisD gene encoding histidinol dehydrogenase: protein MKLINNPDRSQWAEILKRPVMNTENLFDTVREIIDRVKSDGDRAVLEMEAKFDKAELASLAVTEAELKEAEMLVDEKLKAAIRLAKQNIETFHAAQRFEGKKVETMPGVTCWQKAVAIEKVGLYIPGGTAPLFSTVLMLAVPAKIAGCKEIVLCTPPDKEGRVHPAILFAAQVAGVNRIFKAGGVQAIASMAYGTESVPKVYKIFGPGNQYVTAAKQLVSLRDVAIDMPAGPSEVEVLADETANPVFVAADLLSQAEHGVDSQAMLITTSEALQQAVKEEVGRQLELLPRKEIAEKSLANSKLIVVKDMEEAIELTNEYAPEHLIVETADYMQVAERVVNAGSVFLGSLSPESAGDYASGTNHTLPTNGYAKAYSGVSLDSFIRKITFQEIRQEGMKNIGPAIEEMAANEHLDAHKNAVTVRLKTI, encoded by the coding sequence ATGAAATTAATAAATAATCCGGATAGATCACAGTGGGCGGAGATATTGAAACGTCCGGTGATGAATACTGAGAATCTGTTCGATACGGTGCGGGAGATTATAGACCGCGTGAAGTCGGACGGTGACCGTGCGGTGCTGGAGATGGAGGCAAAGTTTGATAAGGCGGAGCTGGCATCGCTGGCAGTGACGGAGGCGGAACTGAAAGAAGCGGAGATGCTGGTGGATGAAAAACTGAAGGCGGCTATCCGTCTGGCTAAACAGAATATAGAGACTTTTCATGCTGCACAGCGTTTTGAGGGCAAGAAGGTGGAAACCATGCCGGGCGTGACGTGCTGGCAAAAGGCGGTGGCTATTGAAAAGGTGGGATTGTATATTCCCGGAGGAACGGCTCCTCTGTTCTCTACGGTGCTGATGCTGGCTGTGCCTGCGAAGATTGCGGGTTGCAAGGAGATTGTGCTTTGCACACCGCCGGATAAGGAAGGAAGGGTGCATCCTGCTATTCTTTTTGCCGCACAGGTGGCAGGGGTGAACAGGATATTCAAGGCAGGTGGCGTACAGGCTATTGCTTCGATGGCTTACGGAACGGAAAGCGTGCCGAAGGTTTATAAGATATTCGGTCCGGGAAACCAGTATGTGACGGCAGCGAAACAGTTAGTCAGTCTGCGTGATGTGGCGATTGATATGCCTGCCGGTCCGTCGGAAGTGGAAGTGCTGGCGGACGAAACGGCGAATCCGGTATTTGTAGCTGCGGATCTGCTGAGCCAGGCTGAACACGGTGTGGATAGTCAGGCAATGCTGATTACCACTTCGGAGGCTTTACAACAGGCTGTGAAAGAGGAGGTGGGACGTCAGCTGGAACTTCTGCCCCGTAAGGAAATTGCGGAGAAATCTCTTGCCAACAGTAAGCTTATTGTGGTGAAAGATATGGAAGAGGCCATCGAACTGACAAACGAATATGCGCCCGAACACCTGATTGTGGAAACTGCGGACTATATGCAGGTGGCAGAACGTGTGGTGAATGCGGGCTCGGTTTTCTTGGGATCGCTCTCTCCGGAAAGTGCGGGAGACTATGCTTCGGGAACGAATCATACCTTGCCGACGAACGGATATGCGAAAGCTTATAGCGGTGTGAGCCTGGATAGTTTTATCCGCAAGATTACGTTCCAGGAAATCCGTCAGGAAGGAATGAAGAATATCGGCCCTGCCATTGAAGAGATGGCGGCGAACGAACATCTGGATGCGCACAAAAATGCGGTAACAGTGAGATTAAAAACAATATAG
- the hisG gene encoding ATP phosphoribosyltransferase: MLLRIAVQAKGRLYDETMSFLGESDIKLNAVKRSLLVQSSNFPVEVLFLRDDDIPQSVATGVADIGIVGENEYVEKNENAEIVKRLGFSKCRLSLAIPKDIEYPGVQWFEGRKIATSYPGILSTFLKTQNVSAEIHVITGSVEVAPGIGLADAIFDIVSSGSTLVSNRLREVEVVMKSEALLIGNRNLCDEKKEILKELLFRMDAVKTAEDKKYVLMNAPKERLEEIIQVLPGMKSPTVMPLAQEGWCSVHTVLDEKCFWEIIGKLKSLGAEGILVLPIEKMII; encoded by the coding sequence ATGTTATTAAGAATTGCAGTACAAGCTAAAGGTCGTCTTTATGACGAGACGATGTCATTTCTGGGAGAGTCGGATATCAAATTGAATGCAGTGAAACGTTCATTGCTGGTACAATCGTCTAATTTCCCTGTAGAGGTATTATTCTTGCGTGATGATGATATTCCGCAGTCAGTGGCAACAGGCGTGGCGGATATAGGTATCGTAGGCGAGAATGAATATGTGGAGAAGAATGAAAATGCAGAGATTGTAAAGCGTCTCGGATTCAGCAAATGCCGTTTGTCACTGGCAATTCCGAAGGATATCGAATATCCGGGTGTGCAGTGGTTTGAAGGACGGAAGATTGCGACGTCGTATCCGGGTATCCTCAGTACATTTCTGAAAACACAGAATGTGAGTGCGGAGATACACGTGATTACGGGTTCCGTAGAAGTGGCACCGGGCATCGGACTGGCGGACGCGATTTTTGATATTGTAAGTTCGGGGTCTACGCTGGTGAGCAACCGGTTGAGAGAAGTGGAAGTGGTGATGAAATCGGAAGCACTGCTGATTGGTAACAGGAATCTGTGTGACGAGAAAAAGGAAATCCTGAAAGAGTTGCTTTTCCGTATGGATGCTGTGAAGACAGCGGAAGATAAGAAGTATGTGCTGATGAATGCACCGAAAGAACGTTTGGAAGAGATTATCCAGGTGCTTCCGGGTATGAAGAGTCCGACGGTGATGCCGTTGGCACAGGAGGGCTGGTGCTCAGTTCATACGGTGCTGGATGAAAAGTGCTTCTGGGAGATTATCGGAAAACTGAAGTCGCTGGGGGCAGAAGGAATTTTGGTGCTGCCGATTGAAAAAATGATAATTTAA